A genomic segment from Truepera sp. encodes:
- a CDS encoding ABC transporter permease, with protein sequence MDVVLLLALASSMLRATTPLLLAALGGLMSERSGIVNIALEGIILFGAMAAAIVTQLVEAPYLAANANARVWFAPWLGLLAAMGLGALVAGIHALVSIKYKADQIISGTAINLMGLGIPAVVLMGLYHNTATSDTVRNRLPEFMLFGVPSLKFSVLVYVAFLLVPVVWFVVFRTPFGLRLRSVGEHPEAADSLGISVTRMRYTGVMLSGVLAGLGGAYLSIGNLNQFISEMSGGRGFIALAALIFGKWHPLGVLGATLLFGAFQATEVLLGGGKLLPPTVVQSLPYILTMLVLAGFVGRSVAPKGLGKAWNE encoded by the coding sequence GTGGACGTCGTCCTACTGCTGGCCCTCGCCTCGTCGATGCTCCGCGCGACGACGCCGCTGCTGTTGGCAGCCCTCGGCGGCCTCATGAGCGAGCGGTCCGGCATCGTGAACATCGCACTGGAAGGCATCATCCTCTTCGGCGCCATGGCCGCCGCCATCGTCACGCAGCTCGTGGAGGCGCCCTACCTGGCCGCGAACGCCAACGCCCGCGTATGGTTCGCCCCGTGGCTCGGCCTGCTGGCTGCCATGGGGTTGGGCGCCCTGGTCGCCGGCATCCACGCGCTGGTCTCCATCAAGTACAAGGCCGACCAGATCATCTCCGGCACGGCCATCAACCTCATGGGCCTCGGCATCCCCGCCGTCGTCCTGATGGGCCTGTACCACAACACGGCCACTTCCGATACCGTTCGCAACCGCCTGCCCGAGTTCATGCTGTTCGGCGTCCCCAGCCTCAAGTTCAGCGTGCTGGTCTACGTCGCGTTTCTGCTCGTGCCCGTCGTGTGGTTCGTGGTGTTCCGGACGCCCTTCGGCCTGCGCCTGCGCTCCGTGGGCGAGCATCCCGAGGCCGCCGACTCCTTAGGCATCAGCGTCACCCGCATGCGCTACACCGGCGTCATGCTCTCGGGCGTCCTGGCGGGGTTGGGAGGCGCCTACCTGTCGATAGGCAACCTCAACCAGTTCATCAGCGAGATGTCCGGGGGCCGCGGCTTCATCGCACTGGCGGCCCTCATCTTCGGCAAGTGGCACCCGCTCGGAGTGCTGGGGGCCACGCTGCTCTTCGGTGCCTTCCAGGCCACGGAGGTCCTGTTAGGCGGCGGCAAGCTGCTGCCGCCCACAGTCGTCCAGAGCCTGCCGTACATCCTCACCATGCTCGTGCTGGCGGGCTTCGTGGGCCGCTCGGTCGCGCCCAAGGGCCTCGGCAAGGCGTGGAACGAATGA